A region of the Arenibacter antarcticus genome:
CCAGAAATTCGCCCAAAAAATATAGTAAGGTCAAGGCTAAATGAAAAAAAGTTTATTGATTATTGGTTATGTATGGCCAGAACCGAATACTACTGCCGCTGGAGGTAGGATGCTACAGTTGATACATTTTTTTTTAGAGCAGGGGTACAAGATCACTTTTGCTAGTACGGCAGTAGAAAGTGAGTTTTCCTTTGATTTGGAGCAGTTGGGGGTCTGTAAAAGAACGATTCAGCTTAACCATAATAGCTTTGATGACTTTCTAACGGAACTTAATCCGACCACAGTGCTTTTTGATCGTTTTATGACCGAGGAGCAGTTTGGATGGAAAGTTGCCAAATACCTGCCCGATGCGGTTCGCATTTTGGATACGGAAGATCTACACTCCTTAAGGATGGCAAGACAGATTGCTTATAAAAAAAGCGTACCATTTTCGGAGGAAGATTGGTTGGAATCGGAGATTGCTAAAAGGGAAATGGCCAGTATATATCGATCAGACCTAAGCCTCATCATTTCCTTGTTCGAAATGGATCTCCTTAAAAAGACACTGAACATACATAGTGGTATAGTACTTCATTTACCCATGATGTTTACTAGAATTACATCCAAAGAAAGTGGAGGTTGGCTCAGTTTTGATGAAAAATCAGACTTTATATGTTTAGGTAATGGGAAACATGCACCAAACGTAGATGCTGTAAAACGACTAAAGAATGAGATATGGCCCTTAATCCACAAGGAGCTTCCCAGGGCTAAGTTACGTGTTTATGGCGCCTATTTACCCATAGGTGTTACACAAATGCACGATCCAAAAAAGGGATTTTATATTATGGGGCACGCCAAGGACAGTAGAGAGGTAATTTCCCAGGCACGTATAAATTTGGCTCCCCTTAGTTTTGGGGCGGGAATTAAAGGAAAGTTGTTAGAGGGGATGCTTTGTGGGACACCCAGTATTACTACCGCTATTGGGGCTGAAGGAATCTGTACTACTTTACCGTGGAACGGACTAATTGTAACCGACTCCCTGACATTTGCCAATGCGGCCATTGCGTTATATCAAAATAAGACGGAATGGGAAAATACGCAACAGAATGGGGTGGCCATAATTAATAAATTTTATGATAAAGAACTGATTCAAGAGCGGTTATTGTTGAAAATTGAGGGAATTCAACTCGATCTGAAATCGCATCGTGCCCAGAATTTTATTGGTTCTATGCTACAGCATCATACCCTTGCAAGCACTAAATATATGTCCAAATGGATAGCGGAAAAAAACAAGAAAGTTTAATATAATTTGGTAACATCCCACTAGAACCCTACCAAGCGGTTTGTGAAAGAGTAGTATCTTTGGAGCCATTAATACAATTTTATCATGCAAAATAAAATCGATTGGAAAGTCGTAAAGGAATTTGAGGATATAACCTATAAAAAATGTGATGG
Encoded here:
- a CDS encoding glycosyltransferase, with amino-acid sequence MKKSLLIIGYVWPEPNTTAAGGRMLQLIHFFLEQGYKITFASTAVESEFSFDLEQLGVCKRTIQLNHNSFDDFLTELNPTTVLFDRFMTEEQFGWKVAKYLPDAVRILDTEDLHSLRMARQIAYKKSVPFSEEDWLESEIAKREMASIYRSDLSLIISLFEMDLLKKTLNIHSGIVLHLPMMFTRITSKESGGWLSFDEKSDFICLGNGKHAPNVDAVKRLKNEIWPLIHKELPRAKLRVYGAYLPIGVTQMHDPKKGFYIMGHAKDSREVISQARINLAPLSFGAGIKGKLLEGMLCGTPSITTAIGAEGICTTLPWNGLIVTDSLTFANAAIALYQNKTEWENTQQNGVAIINKFYDKELIQERLLLKIEGIQLDLKSHRAQNFIGSMLQHHTLASTKYMSKWIAEKNKKV